GCCCTTCGCGTTACGCACGATACCCACCGCAATCTGTAATTTTTTCATGCATTTCTTCCTGTAAAAAAGGCGCAGATATCTGCGCCTTTTATGTCAGTTAACTACCGGTTAGCTTAAGCGGCCGTGGCACTGCTTATACTTTTTACCAGAGCCACACGGACAAGGATCGTTGCGGCCGACTTTACGATCACCGGTCTGCTCGGCAAGCGCTGCGGCTGCAGCAGTTTCGTCGTCCTGATGGCTGAGCTGTTGCATCTGCACCAGGCGCTCCGCCTCTTCGCGGCGCTGCTGTTCCATCGCTTCCACTTCTTCCGGCATACGCACCTGTACTTTGCTGATGGTGCTAATCACTTCATATTTCAGTGACTCCAGCATGGCAGCAAACATGGCGAACGATTCGCGCTTATATTCCTGCTTCGGATCTTTCTGCGCATAGCCGCGCAGATGGATACCCTGACGCAGGTAATCCATCGCCGCCAGGTGCTCTTTCCACAGGGAGTCCAGAGTCTGCAGCATCACGCCTTTTTCGAAGTGACGCATCATCTCTGCGCCCACGACTTCTTCCTTACGCGCATACACTTCTTTCGCGCTTTCCAGAATACGCTCACGCAGCGTTTCTTCGTGCAGATCCGGCTCTTTATCCAGCCACTGCGCAATCGGCAGCTCCAGATCGAAGTCGTTTTTCAGACGCTCTTCCAGGCCCGGAATATCCCACATCTCTTCCAGCGACTGCGGCGGGATATGGGCATCAATGGTCGCTTTGAAAACGTCTTCACGGATGCTGTTGATGGTTTCGCTGATGTCCGCCACGTCCAGCAGTTCGTTACGCTGGGTGTAGATCGCACGACGCTGGTCGTTGGCTACGTCATCATATTCCAGCAGCTGTTTACGGATATCGAAGTTGCGGCTTTCCACTTTACGCTGCGCGTTGGCAATCGCTTTGGTCACCCACGGGTGCTCAATCGCTTCGCCCGGTTTCATACCCAGTTTACGCATCATGTTGGCGACACGATCCGAGGCGAAAATACGCATCAGCGCATCTTCCATCGAGAGATAGAAACGAGAAGAGCCCGGATCGCCCTGACGACCAGAACGGCCACGCAGCTGGTTATCGATACGACGTGATTCGTGGCGTTCGGTACCAATAATATGCAGACCGCCAGAGGCCAGCACCGCGTCGTGGCGTTTCTGCCAGTCGGCTTTGATCTGCGCAATCTGTTCTTCACTCGGCGCTTCCAGTTCGGCAACTTCCGCCTGCCAGCTACCGCCCAGCATGATGTCGGTACCACGGCCTGCCATGTTGGTCGCGATGGTAACCGCGCCCGGATAACCTGCCTGCGCGACGATATCCGCTTCGCGGGCGTGGAATTTAGCGTTCAGGACGTTGTGTTCGATGCCTGCTTTAGTAAGCGCCTGAGAGATCACTTCAGATTTCTCGATGGAGATAGTCCCCACCAGCACCGGCTGGCCTTTCGCGGTACGCTCTTTGATGTCTTCAATGATCGCATCGATCTTCTCGGCTTCGGTCATATAGACCAGATCCGGCAGATCTTTACGAATCATCGGACGGTTGGTCGGCACCACGACGGTATCGAGCTTATAGATAGAGCTGAACTCAAACGCTTCGGTATCTGCGGTACCGGTC
The genomic region above belongs to Cronobacter malonaticus LMG 23826 and contains:
- the secA gene encoding preprotein translocase subunit SecA, with translation MLIKMLTKVFGSRNDRTLRRMRKVVALINGMEPALEKLSDEELKAKTAEFRARLEKGETLENLLPEAFAVVREASKRVFGMRHFDVQLLGGMVLNDRCIAEMRTGEGKTLTATLPAYLNALTGKGVHVVTVNDYLAQRDAENNRPLFEFLGMSVAVNMSGMPAPAKREAYAADITYGTNNEYGFDYLRDNMAFSPEDRVQRKLHYALVDEVDSILIDEARTPLIISGPAEDSSELYKKVNKIIPHLVRQEKEDSDTFQGEGHFSVDEKARQVNLTERGLVLVEELLVKEGIMDEGESLYSPGNIMLMHHVTAALRAHVLFTRDVDYIVKDGEVIIVDEHTGRTMQGRRWSDGLHQAVEAKEGVEIQNENQTLASITFQNYFRLYEKLAGMTGTADTEAFEFSSIYKLDTVVVPTNRPMIRKDLPDLVYMTEAEKIDAIIEDIKERTAKGQPVLVGTISIEKSEVISQALTKAGIEHNVLNAKFHAREADIVAQAGYPGAVTIATNMAGRGTDIMLGGSWQAEVAELEAPSEEQIAQIKADWQKRHDAVLASGGLHIIGTERHESRRIDNQLRGRSGRQGDPGSSRFYLSMEDALMRIFASDRVANMMRKLGMKPGEAIEHPWVTKAIANAQRKVESRNFDIRKQLLEYDDVANDQRRAIYTQRNELLDVADISETINSIREDVFKATIDAHIPPQSLEEMWDIPGLEERLKNDFDLELPIAQWLDKEPDLHEETLRERILESAKEVYARKEEVVGAEMMRHFEKGVMLQTLDSLWKEHLAAMDYLRQGIHLRGYAQKDPKQEYKRESFAMFAAMLESLKYEVISTISKVQVRMPEEVEAMEQQRREEAERLVQMQQLSHQDDETAAAAALAEQTGDRKVGRNDPCPCGSGKKYKQCHGRLS